In Thermoplasmata archaeon, one DNA window encodes the following:
- a CDS encoding phosphate uptake regulator PhoU — protein MESRKIQKVGAATLTISLPKDWVTQRNLKKGDQVFIVEEGDSLRILPGPAMEERKRKWETYVIDADLCDEPGLLERIIVGNYVLGRQKIIVRSSTRLRSEHIEEVRKTSKKLMGLGIIEEMSSKITLQCALDPANYPLDALVKRLYNLGATMLEEAIEALVTGDRRLAEDAIKREDDADMMYWLILRLVLSAQVDEALVELLGMRSRLEIAGYRVIARDLETVADYCETIARNVITLLDMKTEISPSFAKQLKELSEAVTEIYSKAIGGLLSRDIKQANDAIRLQEAIVKREHDLIRMMLKDYDDTKIIIPLRTVLNGIVEMSEYGNSIAVIAFNRYLEKPTNLSRPAPPA, from the coding sequence TCATCGTGGAGGAGGGCGACTCCCTCCGGATCCTGCCCGGTCCCGCGATGGAGGAGCGCAAGCGGAAGTGGGAGACGTACGTGATCGACGCGGACCTGTGCGACGAGCCGGGTCTCCTGGAGCGGATCATCGTCGGGAACTACGTCCTCGGACGGCAGAAGATCATCGTCCGCTCGTCCACGCGGCTTCGGAGCGAGCACATCGAGGAGGTCCGGAAGACCTCGAAGAAGCTCATGGGCCTCGGGATCATCGAAGAGATGTCGAGCAAGATCACCCTCCAGTGCGCCCTCGACCCCGCGAACTACCCGCTCGACGCGCTGGTCAAGCGCCTGTACAACCTGGGCGCCACGATGCTCGAGGAGGCCATCGAGGCCCTCGTCACGGGCGACCGCCGCCTCGCGGAGGACGCGATCAAGCGCGAGGACGACGCGGACATGATGTACTGGCTCATCCTGCGCCTGGTCCTGAGCGCCCAGGTGGACGAAGCCCTCGTGGAGCTGCTGGGCATGCGCTCGCGCCTCGAGATCGCCGGCTACCGGGTGATCGCCCGGGACCTCGAGACCGTCGCGGACTACTGCGAGACGATCGCGCGGAACGTGATCACCCTCCTGGACATGAAGACGGAGATCAGCCCCTCGTTCGCGAAGCAGCTCAAGGAGCTCTCGGAGGCCGTGACGGAGATCTACAGCAAGGCGATCGGCGGGCTCCTGTCCCGGGACATCAAGCAGGCGAACGACGCGATCCGCCTCCAGGAAGCCATCGTGAAACGCGAGCACGACCTGATCCGGATGATGCTCAAGGACTACGACGACACGAAGATCATCATTCCCCTGCGCACCGTGCTGAACGGCATCGTGGAGATGTCCGAGTACGGGAACTCGATCGCCGTGATCGCCTTCAACCGGTACCTCGAGAAGCCGACGAACCTGAGCCGCCCCGCGCCGCCCGCGTAG